CATTTAATGATGATAATAGATTTAAATCCTTATCATTATTTTGTGTTAGTTAATAAATGAAACGTCAATAGACTCTAAAGATAAAGCCTGTTCCAGAAGGCAAACGTGGTTCATTAATATGTTTGTAACGCTCGTCGAAATAAGAAGAATAATATAAGGAGAATTCTTCATGCTACTCCATATCATCCTCGCAGCACTTGGCCCAATCGTTCTCGGTTTAGCTGTTGGTTGGCTATCTGGGAAATATGGTTTTATTAAAAGAGAATATTCACAGGCATTTGCAGACTTTGTCGTCAAAATTGCCTTACCTTTCGCATTATTTCTTGCGGCGGCGCAAGCTCCGCCATCGGTATTACTGAATATCGACTACCTATTAGCATTGGCTGTCGGGCTGATTGTCTCTTACGTTATTGGGTTTATTTTTGGTAAGTTCGTTTTCCGTCATAATAAAAAAGATGCCGCTATGCAAGCACTGTCAGTATCTTTCCCGGATATGGCTTACTGTGGACCACCTGTTTTATTAGCAACCGTCGGGTCATCTGGATTGATTGCGATGGTATTAGGTAACCTTATTTATACTGTGATCATTATTCCATTCACTTTATTGATGATCAGCGGTTCCCAACAAGGCCATAGCATTCTCAAATCCATTGGCAAGGCAGTTGCTCAACCCTTAGTATTTTTGCCAATTCTTGGTGCATTACTGGCAATTTTTGGCGTGAAGCTACCCGAAATCCTTCAAAACTCCGTCAATGAGTTAGGGAAAACTGCGGGAGGTGTTGCTCTCTTTTTCCTTGGTTTGTTACTTTCGGGTATTAAGCTAACTATTAGCAAAGAAATTATCTTTAACGTCTTTATTAAGAACTTTGTCCAAGCCGCCTTAATATTAGGAACAGGCATTGCATTGGGTTTACAAGACGACCTACTAAAAGCGGCGTTTATTATCGGTGTATTACCGACCGCAACGGCAGTGCCTGCTTTAGCCATTAGTAACCAAGCTTATACAGAAACATCCGCAGGCACCGTGTTACTCAGTACCCTCGCAGCGCTGATTTCTATTATTGGTGGTATTACCATTGTAGAGATGCTCTAACCTTCTAATTAAAGCAGGTCAACATTGGCCTGCTCCCTCTTTCATTCTTCCTCGCTGGTTTTATCACCAACTATTTGCCAGATAGATCACAAAAAACGTATCATAGGGCTAAGTATTTTTCTTTTAAGCATCTGGGATATTAATAAATAATGAAAATCAGTGATGAGTTAGCCTCTGCTATCGCTTCCGTCACCGAAGTTGCTGCGATTGCAGCCTTCGATTGGGTAGGTAAACAAGATAAAAATGCAGCGGATAAAGCCGCCGTTGAAGCCATGAGAAATCGCCTTAATGAGATTGATTTTTATGGGAAAATTGTGATTGGTGAAGGTGAAATTGATGAAGCACCAATGCTTTATATCGGTGAGCAAGTGGGTAAAAAATCTGGTGTTGAAGGGCTTGATATCGCCGTTGACCCAATAGATGGCACCCGTATGGTTGCCTGTAATGAGCAAAATGCAATTGC
The window above is part of the Providencia sp. R33 genome. Proteins encoded here:
- a CDS encoding AEC family transporter, encoding MLLHIILAALGPIVLGLAVGWLSGKYGFIKREYSQAFADFVVKIALPFALFLAAAQAPPSVLLNIDYLLALAVGLIVSYVIGFIFGKFVFRHNKKDAAMQALSVSFPDMAYCGPPVLLATVGSSGLIAMVLGNLIYTVIIIPFTLLMISGSQQGHSILKSIGKAVAQPLVFLPILGALLAIFGVKLPEILQNSVNELGKTAGGVALFFLGLLLSGIKLTISKEIIFNVFIKNFVQAALILGTGIALGLQDDLLKAAFIIGVLPTATAVPALAISNQAYTETSAGTVLLSTLAALISIIGGITIVEML